A DNA window from Kitasatospora atroaurantiaca contains the following coding sequences:
- a CDS encoding SMP-30/gluconolactonase/LRE family protein yields the protein MPEPRILMTGLVLGESPRWHDGRLWVCDWGAHEVIALDLDGHREVVLRVSSFPFCIDWLPDGRLLVVAGSDRRLLRREPDGSLVPHADLAGLCDRPWNEVVVDGRGNAYVNCIGFDMMAGEEAADGVLALVAPEGSARRVAEKVAFPNGMAVTPDGSTLILAESYRSRLTAFDIEADGGLTNRRVWAELEGAAPDGICLDVEGAVWYADVPNKCCVRVREGGEVLQTIALDRGCFSCALGGPDGRTLFMTAAEWPAAANTTGGTRTGQVLAAQAPAPGAEG from the coding sequence GTGCCCGAACCCCGCATCCTGATGACCGGTCTGGTGCTCGGCGAGTCGCCTCGCTGGCACGACGGCCGGCTGTGGGTCTGCGACTGGGGAGCGCACGAAGTCATCGCCCTCGACCTGGACGGCCACCGTGAAGTCGTCCTCCGGGTGTCGTCGTTCCCGTTCTGCATCGACTGGCTGCCGGACGGCCGCCTGCTCGTCGTGGCCGGCAGTGACCGGCGGCTGCTGCGCAGGGAGCCCGACGGGTCGCTGGTGCCCCACGCGGACCTCGCGGGCCTCTGCGACCGCCCCTGGAACGAGGTCGTCGTGGACGGACGGGGGAACGCCTACGTCAACTGCATCGGCTTCGACATGATGGCCGGTGAGGAGGCCGCCGACGGAGTCCTCGCCCTGGTCGCCCCCGAGGGTTCGGCACGCCGGGTGGCGGAGAAGGTCGCGTTCCCCAACGGCATGGCGGTGACACCGGACGGCTCGACGCTGATCCTGGCCGAGTCCTACCGGAGCCGGCTCACGGCGTTCGACATCGAGGCTGACGGCGGACTGACGAACCGCCGGGTGTGGGCCGAGCTCGAGGGCGCTGCCCCCGACGGCATCTGCCTCGATGTCGAAGGTGCGGTCTGGTACGCGGATGTCCCCAACAAGTGCTGTGTGCGGGTGCGCGAGGGCGGGGAGGTGCTGCAGACGATCGCCCTCGACCGCGGGTGTTTCTCCTGCGCGCTCGGCGGCCCGGACGGCCGGACCCTCTTCATGACGGCGGCGGAGTGGCCGGCCGCGGCGAATACGACCGGCGGGACACGCACCGGCCAGGTGCTGGCCGCGCAGGCACCGGCTCCCGGCGCTGAGGGGTGA
- a CDS encoding STAS domain-containing protein gives MDATRGLQAKLAAAAPQHGQEGCPGLTIDRDAGSGQVTVLTLGGWLDTHSAPELRGEFVTLVDQGQRLLVADLVGVSRLDSVGLGVLVGGLKRLRNAGGAMGVALAESPVLEFLRCCGLTKVFAIHDTPATAAQSLQA, from the coding sequence ATGGACGCGACGCGGGGCCTGCAGGCGAAACTGGCAGCGGCAGCGCCACAGCACGGGCAGGAGGGATGCCCGGGATTGACGATCGACCGCGACGCGGGGTCGGGCCAGGTGACCGTCCTCACCCTGGGCGGCTGGCTCGACACCCACTCCGCGCCGGAGCTTCGTGGAGAGTTCGTCACCCTGGTCGACCAGGGTCAACGGCTGCTCGTCGCAGACCTGGTCGGCGTGAGCCGGTTGGACAGCGTGGGCCTGGGCGTGCTGGTCGGCGGGCTCAAGCGGCTCAGGAACGCGGGCGGGGCCATGGGGGTCGCGCTGGCGGAGTCGCCGGTCCTGGAATTCCTTCGCTGCTGCGGACTGACCAAGGTCTTCGCGATCCATGACACTCCGGCCACCGCCGCGCAGTCGCTGCAGGCCTGA
- a CDS encoding Lrp/AsnC family transcriptional regulator → MVKALTRTRTHAERGVRALQPVEVAGHDLLLLHALQLDGRAPFSKIADVLGVSDRTVARRFGRLSATGTARVAGVANSHRTGHAQWLVRLRVNPSGTAVLARALARRPDTAWVTAVSSGTEIVCVFHVADGGSAPLAALARHPQILQVDAQRLLRHLMDRRWLGRTSALTAEQIAALRSPDLHDAAPVRLTDLDRRLLPALAADGRAAYPDLARKFGWSESAVRRRLEELRRSCVLQLDVEVDPALFGFSVQCLVWLTVSPRQLAAVARTLAADPEAAFVGATTGAHNLIVIAVCRDVDALHTYVTDRIGSLSGVDRMETALVASYVKRAAPTA, encoded by the coding sequence GTGGTGAAAGCGTTAACGCGTACGCGGACACACGCCGAACGAGGCGTACGTGCGCTCCAGCCCGTCGAGGTCGCGGGTCACGACCTGCTGCTTCTGCACGCGCTCCAGCTCGACGGACGGGCCCCGTTCAGCAAGATCGCTGACGTTCTCGGCGTCTCCGACCGTACGGTGGCTCGGCGCTTCGGGCGGCTCAGTGCCACGGGTACGGCCCGCGTGGCCGGTGTGGCCAACAGCCACCGAACCGGCCACGCGCAATGGCTGGTGCGCCTGCGCGTCAATCCTTCCGGCACCGCCGTTCTCGCCCGCGCGCTGGCTCGGCGCCCCGACACCGCCTGGGTGACCGCGGTGTCGAGCGGCACCGAGATCGTCTGTGTCTTCCATGTCGCCGACGGAGGCTCGGCGCCCCTGGCGGCACTGGCCCGTCATCCACAGATCCTCCAGGTGGACGCGCAACGGCTGCTGCGCCACCTGATGGACCGCCGTTGGCTCGGCCGGACCTCGGCGCTGACGGCCGAGCAGATCGCCGCACTGCGTTCACCGGACCTGCACGATGCCGCGCCGGTCCGCCTGACCGACCTCGACCGCCGCCTGCTCCCCGCCCTCGCGGCCGACGGCCGCGCCGCCTACCCGGACCTCGCCCGGAAGTTCGGCTGGTCCGAGTCCGCCGTCCGGCGCCGCCTGGAGGAACTGCGCCGTTCCTGCGTGCTCCAACTCGATGTCGAGGTCGATCCGGCACTGTTCGGCTTCTCCGTCCAGTGCCTGGTCTGGCTGACCGTCAGCCCCCGTCAGCTCGCCGCCGTCGCCCGCACCCTGGCTGCGGACCCCGAAGCGGCGTTCGTCGGCGCGACGACGGGCGCGCACAACCTGATCGTCATCGCCGTCTGCCGAGACGTGGACGCCCTGCACACCTACGTCACCGACCGCATCGGCTCCCTGAGCGGCGTCGATCGAATGGAAACGGCCCTGGTCGCCTCCTACGTCAAACGCGCCGCCCCAACTGCCTGA
- a CDS encoding dTMP kinase: MPLLPVPLTGRVCDTLRSVAIVALLMPPFLLVVVACLPAVAVLPFLPGGSDRALRMVRQLADWSRSLPMTAGGRAARRPA; the protein is encoded by the coding sequence ATGCCCCTCCTTCCCGTACCGCTGACCGGTCGGGTGTGCGACACCCTCCGCTCCGTCGCCATTGTGGCGCTGCTGATGCCGCCGTTCCTCCTCGTCGTCGTGGCCTGCCTGCCGGCGGTGGCGGTGCTGCCGTTCCTTCCGGGCGGAAGCGACCGGGCCCTGCGGATGGTGCGTCAACTCGCCGACTGGAGCCGCTCTCTGCCGATGACGGCCGGGGGCCGGGCGGCCCGGCGCCCAGCGTAG
- the tuf gene encoding elongation factor Tu → MAKQAFVRTKPHLNIGTMGHVDHGKTTLTAAITKVLAERGGGAYVPFDRIDRAPEEAARGITINIAHVEYETATRHYAHVDMPGHADFVKNMITGAAQLDGAILVVSAQDGVMPQTAEHVLLARQVGVEHVVVALNKADAGDPELLELVELEVRDLLTTHGYDGAALPVVRVSGLRALEGDPQWSAALLELLDAVDAYVPTPVRYTDAPFLLPVENVLTITGRGTVVTGAVERGRVQMGDRVEVLGYGADVVSVVTGVETFGRTMESAEAGDNVALLLRGVQRGQVRRGQVVAAVGSTSVRTRFTARLHLLSTAEGGRRTPITSGYRPQFYLRTGDVVGDVELPEGSGPVLPGETVDVTVTLGQPVPIEPGLGFAVREGGRTVAAGTVETVGE, encoded by the coding sequence ATGGCCAAGCAGGCCTTCGTGCGGACCAAGCCGCACCTCAACATCGGCACCATGGGTCACGTCGACCACGGCAAGACCACCCTCACCGCCGCCATCACCAAGGTCCTCGCCGAGCGCGGCGGCGGCGCGTACGTTCCCTTCGACCGGATCGACCGCGCTCCGGAGGAGGCCGCCCGCGGGATCACCATCAACATCGCCCACGTCGAGTACGAGACGGCGACCCGCCACTACGCCCACGTGGACATGCCCGGCCACGCCGACTTCGTGAAGAACATGATCACGGGCGCCGCCCAGCTGGACGGCGCGATCCTGGTCGTCTCCGCGCAGGACGGTGTGATGCCGCAGACCGCCGAGCACGTCCTGCTGGCCCGTCAGGTCGGCGTCGAGCACGTCGTCGTCGCGCTCAACAAGGCCGACGCCGGCGACCCCGAGCTGCTCGAGCTGGTCGAGCTGGAGGTCCGCGACCTGCTGACCACGCACGGCTACGACGGCGCGGCGCTGCCCGTCGTCCGGGTGTCCGGGCTGCGGGCGTTGGAGGGCGACCCGCAGTGGTCGGCGGCGCTGCTGGAGCTGCTGGACGCGGTGGACGCCTATGTCCCCACGCCCGTGCGGTACACCGACGCGCCGTTCCTGCTGCCGGTCGAGAACGTGCTCACCATCACCGGGCGCGGCACGGTGGTGACCGGCGCGGTCGAGCGCGGGCGCGTGCAGATGGGCGACCGGGTGGAGGTCCTCGGCTACGGCGCGGACGTGGTGTCCGTCGTCACGGGTGTCGAGACCTTCGGCCGGACGATGGAGTCCGCGGAAGCGGGCGACAACGTCGCGCTGCTGCTGCGCGGTGTGCAGCGCGGGCAGGTCCGCCGCGGGCAGGTCGTCGCCGCGGTCGGCAGCACCTCGGTGCGTACGCGCTTCACCGCGCGGCTGCACCTGCTGTCGACGGCGGAGGGCGGCCGCCGCACGCCGATCACCAGCGGCTACCGTCCGCAGTTCTACCTGCGGACGGGCGACGTGGTCGGTGACGTCGAGCTGCCCGAGGGCAGCGGGCCGGTGCTGCCGGGCGAGACCGTCGACGTGACGGTGACGCTCGGTCAGCCCGTCCCGATCGAGCCCGGCCTCGGCTTCGCCGTCCGCGAGGGCGGCCGGACCGTGGCGGCCGGCACGGTGGAGACCGTCGGCGAATGA
- a CDS encoding TetR/AcrR family transcriptional regulator: protein MTSSLPDDLWPDVQPETARRLMHAGLECFARRGYHATTTRDIAAAAGMSSGALYVYFPSKVALLFEIGRSGHEQTLALVEGAVAGNGDPVERMRGLVEEFTAWHARRHAVARVVAYELQSLPEEEYRVVVKIRRRIEQLVQGLVSEGIEAGVFQVGDVRAAVRAVLSLGIDVARWYDDRSRTSPSVLGRQYADLVLRMLGAAPDLRSPAGR from the coding sequence ATGACTTCCTCACTGCCGGACGACCTGTGGCCGGACGTCCAACCGGAGACCGCACGGCGCCTCATGCACGCGGGTCTGGAGTGCTTTGCCCGACGTGGGTATCACGCGACCACCACGCGGGACATCGCGGCCGCTGCCGGAATGAGCTCGGGGGCGCTGTACGTGTACTTCCCGTCCAAGGTCGCCCTGCTGTTCGAGATCGGCCGGAGCGGGCACGAGCAGACCCTCGCGCTGGTCGAAGGGGCGGTCGCCGGGAACGGTGACCCGGTCGAGCGGATGCGCGGCCTGGTCGAGGAGTTCACCGCATGGCACGCCCGCCGGCACGCCGTGGCGCGGGTCGTGGCGTACGAGTTGCAGTCCCTGCCCGAGGAGGAGTACCGCGTCGTTGTCAAGATCCGGCGCCGGATCGAGCAACTCGTGCAGGGCCTGGTCAGCGAGGGGATCGAGGCCGGCGTCTTCCAGGTCGGGGACGTCAGGGCCGCCGTCCGTGCCGTGCTGTCGCTCGGCATCGACGTCGCGCGCTGGTACGACGACCGCAGCCGCACCTCGCCGTCGGTCCTGGGGCGGCAGTACGCCGACCTCGTGCTCCGTATGCTCGGTGCGGCACCCGATCTCCGGTCGCCCGCCGGCCGGTAG
- a CDS encoding TetR/AcrR family transcriptional regulator C-terminal domain-containing protein gives MHAALALVDEEGAAALSTTRIAARLGVKGPSLYNYVSGRGEIIDGICDLIVAEMELNPAVQPWTAALDTWARSYRAALAAHPNTVPLLAARPTRSIAALQGYANAFAVLRTAGWPEEHLLPIVQSIEYLLIGSALHLERPRHAVLPAEAIPPGLEPLLNAPPDFRAQAFETGLAALIRSFQETLNSLNHPMSVRQLGRRV, from the coding sequence ATGCACGCCGCCCTCGCACTGGTCGACGAGGAGGGCGCCGCCGCTCTCTCGACCACCCGGATCGCGGCCCGCCTGGGCGTCAAGGGCCCGTCGCTCTACAACTACGTCTCCGGACGCGGCGAGATCATCGACGGAATCTGCGACCTGATCGTCGCCGAGATGGAGCTCAACCCGGCCGTCCAGCCATGGACGGCCGCCCTGGACACCTGGGCCCGCTCGTACCGCGCCGCCCTCGCCGCCCACCCGAACACGGTGCCGCTGCTGGCCGCCCGGCCGACCCGGTCCATCGCAGCCCTGCAGGGCTACGCCAACGCGTTCGCCGTACTCCGCACCGCCGGCTGGCCGGAGGAGCACCTACTGCCCATCGTGCAGTCCATCGAGTACCTCCTGATCGGCTCGGCCCTTCACCTCGAACGCCCGCGCCACGCGGTCCTGCCGGCCGAGGCGATTCCGCCCGGACTCGAACCACTGCTGAACGCTCCGCCCGACTTCCGCGCGCAGGCCTTCGAAACCGGCCTCGCCGCACTGATCCGCAGCTTCCAGGAGACCCTGAACAGCCTGAACCACCCTATGTCGGTCAGGCAGTTGGGGCGGCGCGTTTGA
- a CDS encoding DUF7144 family membrane protein, which translates to MQPEPSTSDANVPPLERSHWVAFAGIILMLSGLFDIINGFVAILNHGYYETTANHGNRLLIFNYTAWGWIWVVTGIAQILASLGVFLGVRGARITGIVLASLCLVGQLMFLSTLPFWSLATMGMSVLVIYGLVIEPRHVQGMRV; encoded by the coding sequence ATGCAGCCAGAGCCCTCGACTTCCGATGCCAACGTGCCGCCGCTCGAGCGTTCCCACTGGGTGGCCTTCGCCGGGATCATCCTGATGCTGAGCGGACTGTTCGACATCATCAACGGGTTCGTCGCGATCCTGAACCACGGTTACTACGAGACGACCGCCAATCACGGCAACCGTCTGCTCATTTTCAACTACACCGCCTGGGGCTGGATCTGGGTCGTCACCGGGATCGCACAGATCCTGGCCAGCCTCGGCGTGTTCCTGGGGGTCAGGGGGGCACGGATCACCGGCATCGTGCTGGCGTCGCTCTGCCTGGTGGGCCAGCTGATGTTCCTCTCGACGCTCCCCTTCTGGTCGCTGGCCACCATGGGCATGTCGGTCCTCGTGATCTACGGGCTGGTGATCGAGCCCCGACACGTCCAGGGCATGCGGGTGTAG
- a CDS encoding DoxX family protein has product MFGTLMLLAVPWLGFRLLGALGIGRFATWRAGAAHGLAAMLVATGSAHFAPASVTVMPSHAGLVAMVPPFVPFPHAMVYATGVLELLGALGLVVAATRSTAGIGLAALFVLMLPANIYAAIDDVPLNGEPATPLWFRVPEQMVFITIALWAAATADNTPPAAEKAPVLKWPVRLRRHSGHG; this is encoded by the coding sequence ATGTTCGGAACCCTCATGCTTCTCGCGGTCCCCTGGCTGGGATTTCGGCTGCTCGGCGCGCTCGGAATCGGGAGGTTCGCCACCTGGCGAGCCGGCGCCGCACACGGACTGGCGGCCATGCTCGTGGCCACGGGCTCCGCGCACTTCGCCCCCGCGAGCGTCACGGTGATGCCCAGTCACGCCGGCCTGGTGGCGATGGTCCCGCCGTTCGTGCCGTTTCCTCATGCGATGGTCTACGCGACCGGCGTGCTGGAACTCCTCGGCGCCCTGGGACTCGTCGTGGCCGCGACTCGTTCGACGGCCGGGATCGGCCTTGCCGCGCTCTTCGTGCTGATGCTCCCGGCCAACATCTACGCCGCCATCGACGACGTGCCGCTCAACGGCGAGCCTGCCACGCCCCTCTGGTTCAGGGTCCCCGAGCAGATGGTCTTCATCACGATCGCACTCTGGGCAGCCGCAACCGCCGACAACACCCCACCTGCCGCCGAAAAGGCTCCGGTGCTCAAGTGGCCGGTCCGACTGCGCCGGCATTCCGGCCATGGCTGA
- a CDS encoding HAD family hydrolase — MTDLPKAEAVLFDYGGVLTTPVHDSIDAWLHRDGIRPESFSRTLKAWMSRSAADGTPVHRLETGAMAVAEFEGLMAAELVTYDGSPVAANGLLARLFAGMDPEPRMLALVRDVRALGLRTVLLSNSWGNTYPRALLAELFDAVVISGEVGLRKPDPRIYRLALDKAGVEAGDAVFIDDAEPNEAAAAALGLQTVLHTDPSRTRQQLAALIPDLAATAVPPRV, encoded by the coding sequence ATGACAGACCTGCCCAAGGCCGAAGCCGTGCTGTTCGACTACGGAGGCGTGCTGACCACCCCCGTACACGACAGCATCGACGCCTGGCTTCACCGGGACGGCATCCGCCCCGAGTCGTTCTCGCGCACGCTCAAGGCGTGGATGTCCCGCTCGGCAGCGGACGGTACGCCCGTCCACCGGCTGGAGACGGGCGCGATGGCGGTCGCCGAGTTCGAAGGCCTGATGGCCGCCGAGCTGGTCACGTACGACGGTTCCCCGGTGGCTGCCAACGGGCTGCTCGCCCGCCTGTTCGCCGGGATGGACCCGGAGCCGCGCATGCTCGCCCTGGTGCGGGACGTGCGCGCGCTCGGTCTGCGCACGGTGCTGCTGTCCAACAGCTGGGGCAACACCTATCCGCGCGCGCTCCTCGCCGAACTCTTCGACGCTGTCGTCATCTCGGGCGAGGTCGGGCTGCGCAAGCCGGATCCGCGCATCTACCGTCTCGCCCTGGACAAGGCCGGAGTGGAGGCGGGGGACGCGGTGTTCATCGACGACGCCGAGCCCAACGAGGCGGCGGCCGCCGCCCTGGGCCTGCAGACCGTGCTCCACACCGACCCGTCCCGTACGCGGCAGCAGCTCGCGGCCCTGATCCCGGACCTGGCGGCCACCGCCGTCCCGCCGCGGGTGTAG
- a CDS encoding CaiB/BaiF CoA transferase family protein — protein sequence MDLFEPVASGGPLAGVLVADFSRVLAGPLCTMTLADLGATVVKVERPGSGDDTRAWGPPWSATGTTYFESVNRSKLSVTLDLADDGDRAMARELARRADVLVENFKPGTLDRLGLGHDQVAAGNPGIVYCSVTGFGSGAGADRPGYDFVVQALGGLMSITGDADGGPTKAGVALVDVLTGKDAAIGVLAALAERARTGRGCRVEVNLLSSLLGSLVNQAQSYLETGRPPGRLGNRHPSIAPYETLRCRDGLLAVACGNDGQFARLAATLGAPLLAEDERFATNAARVGHREELVAALEKLLAEADSAVWQERLTAAGVPAGMVGTVADGFALAESLGLAPTVTPPTGGPPTPRHAATYSTGLVQPPAPPPALGADDALVRGWLSDPACPPLRKASS from the coding sequence ATGGATCTCTTCGAACCGGTCGCGAGCGGTGGGCCTCTGGCGGGCGTACTGGTCGCCGACTTCAGCCGGGTGCTTGCCGGGCCGCTCTGCACCATGACCCTGGCGGACCTCGGGGCGACCGTCGTCAAGGTGGAGCGGCCCGGCTCCGGTGACGACACCCGCGCCTGGGGTCCGCCGTGGTCGGCCACCGGCACCACGTACTTCGAGAGCGTCAACCGGTCCAAGCTGAGCGTCACGCTCGACCTCGCGGACGACGGGGACCGCGCGATGGCGCGGGAACTGGCCCGTCGCGCCGACGTCCTGGTGGAGAACTTCAAGCCCGGCACCCTCGACCGCCTCGGCCTCGGCCACGACCAGGTCGCCGCCGGAAACCCGGGCATCGTCTACTGCTCCGTCACCGGGTTCGGCAGCGGGGCCGGTGCCGACCGGCCGGGCTACGACTTCGTCGTCCAGGCGCTCGGCGGGCTGATGAGCATCACCGGCGACGCCGACGGCGGGCCCACCAAGGCCGGCGTCGCCCTGGTCGACGTCCTCACCGGCAAGGACGCCGCGATCGGCGTGCTCGCCGCGCTGGCCGAGCGGGCGCGGACGGGGCGCGGCTGCCGGGTCGAGGTCAACCTGCTCTCCAGCCTGCTGGGCTCCCTGGTCAACCAGGCGCAGAGCTACCTGGAGACCGGCCGGCCGCCGGGTCGCCTCGGCAACCGTCACCCCTCGATCGCGCCGTACGAGACCCTGCGCTGTCGCGACGGGCTGCTCGCGGTGGCCTGCGGGAACGACGGCCAGTTCGCCCGTCTGGCGGCCACCCTCGGGGCGCCGCTGCTGGCCGAGGACGAGCGCTTCGCCACCAACGCGGCCCGGGTGGGCCACCGCGAGGAGCTGGTCGCCGCCCTGGAGAAGCTGCTCGCGGAAGCCGACTCCGCCGTCTGGCAGGAGCGCCTCACCGCGGCCGGCGTCCCGGCGGGCATGGTGGGCACGGTCGCGGACGGCTTCGCCCTCGCCGAGAGCCTCGGGCTCGCCCCCACCGTCACCCCGCCGACCGGCGGCCCGCCCACCCCCAGGCACGCCGCGACGTACTCCACCGGCCTGGTCCAGCCGCCCGCACCGCCACCCGCGCTCGGCGCCGACGACGCCCTCGTCCGCGGCTGGCTCTCCGACCCGGCATGTCCCCCGCTCCGAAAGGCCTCCTCATGA
- a CDS encoding PucR family transcriptional regulator translates to MPTLDVLARVLGADLAPVTPSSPPPREVTGVHVSELTDPTPYLTGGELLLTTGMGLTGQTAQARAYVARVAGHGIAGLGIGLGPVHDTVPDTLVQACEAEGLPLLVVPAPTPFLVVARRYWSLLAAAGRAELHAALGAHRELVRAAAGPDPVPAVVRTLASAVEGWAAQLSPDGEVMEVWPRNRRATARQVVAEVARLRVAGPHASATFPVGGEDVVLQPLTSRGRLSGFVATGSPRPMKGPDRQLVLTACALLALQSEQRWRGVAAARASRDCVARLLMTGHIDAARSLAADLGLPAVPPRLRVLAVAGPAVDDVLDVLEPSPAPDRRLLPAVGETDAVWALLPPGDAEAVLRVIAERFPEAGALLGPETGPAELHRQLPALRRSLAALPAGTARDLADVPAAPSLEPLLAYRRSDLVATVAAYLRHQGQWERAAAELGIHRNTLRHRIATATRLLGADLDDPDVAAHTWLTLRSNGLA, encoded by the coding sequence ATGCCCACCCTCGACGTCCTCGCCCGCGTGCTGGGCGCCGACCTGGCGCCCGTGACGCCTTCGAGCCCGCCACCGCGCGAGGTCACCGGGGTCCACGTCAGCGAGCTGACCGACCCCACGCCCTACCTGACCGGCGGCGAGCTGCTGCTCACCACCGGAATGGGCCTCACCGGCCAGACCGCCCAGGCGCGCGCGTACGTGGCCCGGGTGGCCGGCCACGGGATCGCCGGGCTGGGGATCGGCCTGGGCCCCGTCCACGACACCGTGCCCGACACGCTCGTCCAAGCCTGCGAGGCCGAAGGGCTGCCGCTGCTGGTGGTGCCCGCGCCGACACCGTTCCTGGTGGTCGCCCGCCGGTACTGGTCGCTGCTCGCCGCAGCCGGGCGCGCGGAACTCCACGCGGCGCTCGGCGCCCATCGCGAGCTGGTACGGGCAGCGGCCGGCCCCGATCCCGTCCCCGCCGTGGTCCGCACCCTGGCGAGCGCCGTCGAGGGGTGGGCCGCGCAGTTGAGCCCGGACGGCGAGGTCATGGAGGTCTGGCCGAGGAACCGCCGCGCCACCGCCCGCCAGGTCGTCGCGGAGGTGGCACGGCTGCGGGTGGCCGGGCCGCACGCCTCCGCGACCTTCCCGGTGGGCGGCGAGGACGTCGTCCTGCAGCCGCTGACCAGCCGTGGGCGGCTCAGCGGCTTCGTCGCCACCGGCAGCCCCCGGCCCATGAAGGGGCCCGACCGGCAACTGGTGCTGACCGCCTGCGCCCTGCTCGCGCTGCAGAGCGAGCAGCGCTGGCGCGGGGTCGCCGCCGCGCGGGCCTCGCGGGACTGCGTCGCCCGGCTGCTGATGACCGGGCACATCGACGCGGCCCGGTCACTGGCGGCGGACCTCGGCCTGCCCGCCGTCCCGCCGCGCCTACGGGTGCTCGCGGTCGCCGGGCCGGCCGTCGACGACGTACTCGACGTCCTCGAGCCCTCGCCCGCACCGGACCGACGGCTTCTGCCCGCCGTCGGGGAGACGGACGCGGTCTGGGCGCTGCTCCCGCCCGGGGACGCCGAGGCGGTCCTGAGGGTCATCGCCGAACGGTTCCCCGAGGCCGGGGCCCTGCTCGGCCCCGAAACCGGCCCGGCCGAACTGCACCGGCAGCTGCCGGCGCTGCGCCGCAGCCTGGCGGCCCTCCCGGCGGGCACCGCCCGCGACCTGGCCGACGTACCGGCGGCTCCCTCGCTGGAGCCGCTGCTCGCGTACCGGCGCTCCGACCTGGTGGCCACCGTGGCCGCCTACCTACGGCACCAGGGCCAGTGGGAACGGGCGGCCGCCGAGCTCGGCATCCACCGGAACACCCTGAGGCACCGGATAGCCACCGCGACCCGCCTGCTCGGCGCGGACCTCGACGACCCGGATGTGGCCGCCCACACCTGGCTGACCCTCAGATCGAACGGTCTGGCTTAA
- a CDS encoding HAD family acid phosphatase, with product MSIKAKLAATAALTAVITAGLATPAVAAPAHPIAVAPAVAASSSTVTEAQWLADVSSAIAPARAYVEQRTAEPTGENLAIVFDIDNTTLATHFHPFAMSGIAPVVQLAQYAESRGVSLIFVTARPDFIDLATRISLGRAGYTVDGLHGRDLDDLFEPVQQFKTDQRIKVENQGYTIIANIGNNWTDLNGGHAERTFKLPDYNGLLS from the coding sequence ATGAGCATCAAGGCAAAGCTTGCCGCCACCGCGGCCCTGACGGCCGTGATCACCGCCGGCCTCGCCACCCCCGCGGTCGCGGCCCCGGCGCACCCGATCGCCGTCGCCCCCGCCGTCGCGGCGAGCAGCAGCACGGTCACCGAGGCGCAGTGGCTGGCCGACGTGAGCTCCGCGATCGCGCCGGCCCGCGCGTACGTCGAGCAGCGCACGGCCGAACCCACTGGCGAGAATCTCGCGATCGTGTTCGACATCGACAACACCACCCTCGCGACGCACTTCCACCCGTTCGCGATGTCGGGCATCGCGCCGGTCGTGCAGCTGGCGCAGTACGCCGAGTCGCGCGGGGTCTCGCTGATCTTCGTCACCGCGCGGCCGGACTTCATAGACCTGGCCACTCGGATCAGCCTGGGCAGGGCCGGCTACACCGTGGACGGACTGCACGGGCGTGACCTGGACGATCTCTTCGAGCCGGTCCAGCAGTTCAAGACGGATCAGCGGATCAAGGTGGAGAATCAGGGCTACACGATCATCGCCAACATCGGCAACAACTGGACCGACCTCAACGGCGGCCACGCCGAGCGGACCTTCAAGCTGCCGGACTACAACGGCCTGCTCTCCTGA